In the genome of Thermoanaerobaculia bacterium, one region contains:
- a CDS encoding DCC1-like thiol-disulfide oxidoreductase family protein, whose product MAELRTATPPPTPLVVFDGDCGFCRFWVARWRGVLRGRAQFEPFQTANARFPEIPADAFRRAVGLVLPDGTVFFGAEAVFRALALRPGRGTPLALYRRFPPFAAAADLLYRGIASHRGAADAVTRAVWGPDPRPPTSIRSRRLFIGVLGAISLTAFISLWSQVDGLIGSRGIAPAGELLSAARGELGSRAYALLPSIFWLGAGNGALQAACAAGALLSILLAADVLPAVCAGGCWALYLSLSAVGNEFLSFQWDALLIETLFLTIFLVDPRRLRGASPGAEPPSRVALFLFRVLL is encoded by the coding sequence ATGGCCGAACTTCGAACGGCGACGCCTCCCCCGACGCCGCTCGTCGTGTTCGACGGCGACTGCGGCTTCTGCCGCTTCTGGGTGGCGCGCTGGCGCGGCGTCCTCCGCGGCCGGGCGCAGTTCGAGCCGTTCCAGACCGCGAACGCGAGGTTCCCGGAGATCCCGGCCGACGCCTTCCGGCGCGCGGTCGGGCTCGTCCTCCCGGACGGAACCGTGTTCTTCGGCGCGGAAGCGGTGTTCCGCGCGCTCGCCCTCCGGCCGGGCCGAGGGACTCCTCTCGCGCTCTACCGCCGATTTCCGCCTTTCGCGGCCGCTGCCGATCTGTTGTACCGCGGGATCGCCTCGCACCGGGGAGCCGCGGACGCGGTGACTCGGGCCGTCTGGGGACCCGACCCGCGCCCGCCGACGTCCATCCGCTCGCGGCGGCTTTTCATCGGTGTCCTCGGGGCGATCTCGCTCACGGCCTTCATCTCCCTCTGGTCTCAGGTGGACGGCCTCATCGGCTCTCGCGGAATCGCTCCCGCCGGCGAGCTCCTGTCGGCGGCCCGCGGCGAGCTCGGCAGCCGCGCGTACGCCCTACTTCCGTCGATCTTCTGGCTGGGCGCCGGAAACGGCGCTCTCCAGGCCGCATGCGCCGCCGGCGCCCTTCTCTCGATCCTGCTGGCCGCCGACGTTCTACCGGCGGTCTGCGCCGGCGGGTGCTGGGCGCTTTATCTCTCGCTTTCGGCGGTCGGAAACGAATTTCTCTCGTTCCAGTGGGACGCGCTCCTCATCGAGACCCTCTTCCTGACGATCTTCCTCGTCGATCCGCGCCGCCTCCGCGGAGCGTCGCCAGGCGCGGAGCCCCCTTCGCGGGTCGCGCTGTTCCTCTTTCGCGTGCTCCT